The following coding sequences lie in one Eubacterium ventriosum genomic window:
- a CDS encoding CpaF family protein: MNKSEIEQLRGLVIERVDMSREPDDSELHEIIDSVIEKNQDYRYMSIKKRQIIHKKIYSSIRGLGIIEELLEEPDITEIMINGPNNIFVEKKGRINKIDERFESENRLNDIIQQIVAKTNRRVNESNPIVDTRLEDGSRVNVILPPIALEGPIVTIRKFSKRGITIDDMISWGTISKEAADFLKMAVMAGYNIFVSGGTGSGKTTFLNVLSNFIPKDERIVTIEDSAELKLDSVDNIVRMETRQANSQGENVISIRDLIKASLRVRPDRIIVGEVRGGETLDMLQAMNTGHDGSMSTGHGNSPSDMMTRLETMVLMGIDMPLAAIRAQIATAIDIVIHLGRMRDKTRKVLEINEVVGIRNGQIELNRLYVFKEEPESDKNKVVGQLERTENPLINKQKLERKGLA, encoded by the coding sequence ATGAACAAGTCAGAAATAGAACAGTTAAGAGGTTTGGTAATTGAAAGAGTTGATATGTCAAGAGAACCTGATGACAGTGAATTGCACGAAATCATAGACAGTGTAATTGAAAAAAATCAGGATTACAGATATATGTCAATTAAGAAAAGACAAATAATACATAAAAAAATATATTCCTCAATTAGAGGGTTAGGCATAATAGAGGAGTTGCTGGAAGAACCTGATATTACAGAAATAATGATAAATGGACCTAACAATATTTTTGTTGAAAAAAAGGGACGTATAAACAAAATAGATGAAAGGTTTGAATCTGAAAACAGGTTAAATGATATTATCCAACAGATTGTGGCAAAGACTAACCGTAGGGTAAATGAGTCAAATCCCATTGTGGATACACGACTTGAAGACGGTTCCAGAGTTAATGTAATATTGCCACCAATTGCTCTTGAAGGACCTATAGTTACAATACGTAAATTTTCAAAAAGAGGAATTACAATCGACGATATGATTAGTTGGGGGACAATTTCAAAAGAGGCTGCTGATTTTTTAAAAATGGCAGTTATGGCAGGCTATAATATTTTTGTAAGTGGGGGGACAGGATCCGGTAAAACAACATTTCTAAATGTGTTATCTAATTTTATTCCTAAAGACGAAAGAATAGTCACAATTGAAGATTCAGCAGAACTAAAACTTGATTCTGTTGATAATATTGTCCGAATGGAAACAAGACAGGCAAACAGTCAGGGGGAGAATGTTATTTCCATAAGGGATTTAATTAAAGCATCATTACGAGTCCGTCCGGATAGAATAATCGTTGGCGAGGTAAGAGGTGGGGAGACTTTGGACATGCTTCAGGCAATGAATACAGGACATGATGGTTCTATGTCAACAGGACATGGAAATTCTCCATCAGATATGATGACAAGATTGGAAACAATGGTTCTTATGGGAATTGATATGCCATTGGCGGCCATAAGAGCACAGATTGCAACAGCAATAGATATAGTTATTCATTTAGGAAGAATGAGAGACAAAACAAGAAAAGTATTGGAAATTAATGAAGTGGTTGGGATAAGAAATGGTCAGATAGAACTAAACAGGTTGTATGTTTTTAAGGAAGAACCTGAATCTGACAAAAATAAAGTTGTGGGACAATTGGAAAGAACTGAAAATCCACTAATTAATAAGCAAAAGTTGGAAAGAAAAGGGTTGGCTTAA
- a CDS encoding type II secretion system F family protein: MNYCMSGKKKTVSLIIIGLLVILMGRMFYGSFKAGIIILPLVIPIYRQYSTKYKDRAKAEFEHQYKEMLVALKDGIVTGYSVENGLKESYREMVNIYGYDGLICSELRLMTSRLKLNTPIEIVFKDFAERTDLESAHMFYNTFSIAQKSGGNMNNVIKRVIENIVLKESVKEEINVAINDKKLEQRIMTVIPLLLIGYISMASPGFLDIMYKSIMGNIVMTVCLIVYLLAYLWSEKIVKVSI; this comes from the coding sequence ATGAATTATTGTATGTCAGGAAAAAAGAAGACTGTAAGTCTGATAATAATAGGTCTGTTGGTGATTTTAATGGGAAGAATGTTTTATGGAAGTTTTAAGGCGGGAATTATAATTCTGCCATTAGTAATACCAATATACAGGCAATATTCAACGAAATACAAAGACAGGGCAAAGGCAGAATTTGAACATCAGTATAAAGAAATGCTTGTAGCCTTAAAGGATGGAATTGTTACAGGATATTCCGTTGAGAACGGATTAAAAGAAAGCTATCGTGAGATGGTTAATATTTATGGATATGATGGATTAATATGTTCAGAGTTAAGATTAATGACTTCAAGACTTAAACTTAATACACCAATAGAGATAGTTTTTAAAGATTTTGCGGAGAGAACTGATTTAGAAAGTGCTCATATGTTTTATAATACTTTTTCCATAGCACAAAAATCAGGCGGTAACATGAACAATGTAATAAAAAGAGTTATAGAAAATATTGTTCTTAAGGAATCAGTAAAGGAAGAAATTAATGTTGCCATAAACGACAAGAAACTGGAGCAGCGTATTATGACTGTGATTCCGTTGCTTTTAATCGGATATATAAGTATGGCTTCCCCCGGTTTTCTGGATATAATGTACAAATCCATAATGGGAAATATAGTTATGACGGTATGTCTAATAGTTTATCTGCTTGCATACTTATGGAGCGAAAAAATAGTAAAGGTAAGCATATAA